The following are encoded together in the Zingiber officinale cultivar Zhangliang chromosome 8A, Zo_v1.1, whole genome shotgun sequence genome:
- the LOC122008073 gene encoding MYB-like transcription factor ODO1 has product MGRRPCCDKLGVKKGPWSAEEDKKLINFILANGHCCWRAVPTLAGLLRCGKSCRLRWTNYLRPDLKRGLLSEAEERLVIDLHARLGNRWSKIAASLPGRTDNEIKNLWNTHIKKKLVKMGIDPVTHQPLKQQPSPVPSRSIVTAESRSDDQTHSHEHEGQVPSSDNTSPAEASSDSGSTDALLSSLLEDSTSVPQLDDIWQLTTSEDNYGSAGAGADQMPWDDNEGIYEWLLDYQDFIVADVESENWEGERSTNGTSSR; this is encoded by the exons ATGGGAAGACGCCCATGCTGTGATAAGCTGGGAGTGAAGAAGGGGCCTTGGTCGGCAGAGGAGGACAAGAAGCTCATCAACTTCATCCTCGCCAATGGCCATTGCTGCTGGCGCGCGGTCCCCACGCTCGCGGGGTTGCTCCGGTGCGGCAAGAGCTGCAGGCTCCGGTGGACGAATTACCTGCGGCCGGACCTCAAGAGAGGCTTGCTCAGTGAGGCGGAGGAGAGGCTCGTCATCGATCTCCATGCTCGCTTGGGCAATAG GTGGTCAAAGATTGCTGCAAGTTTACCGGGAAGAACAGATAACGAGATCAAGAACCTCTGGAACACGCACATAAAGAAGAAACTAGTCAAGATGGGCATTGATCCTGTCACTCATCAGCCCCTCAAACAGCAACCGAGCCCTGTGCCCTCGCGGTCCATCGTGACGGCCGAGTCCCGCTCCGACGACCAGACACACTCTCACGAGCACGAAGGCCAAGTCCCTTCCTCTGACAACACAAGCCCGGCCGAGGCCAGCTCTGATTCCGGCAGCACAGACGCATTGCTAAGCTCCTTATTGGAAGACAGCACTTCGGTGCCCCAGCTGGATGACATATGGCAGCTCACAACCAGCGAAGACAACTACGGCAGCGCCGGCGCCGGCGCCGACCAGATGCCGTGGGACGACAACGAGGGAATCTACGAGTGGCTGCTGGACTACCAGGACTTCATCGTGGCTGATGTGGAATCCGAGAATTGGGAAGGAGAGAGATCCACGAATGGCACGTCGAGTAGGTAG